Sequence from the Phalacrocorax carbo chromosome 8, bPhaCar2.1, whole genome shotgun sequence genome:
GGTGCCCCAGAGAACCCACCCGTGGgatccagctctgctcccacccCACTGCTCCCGACCCTGGTGCCATATCCCTGTATTTCTGGGGGAGGGGGATATCAGGACCCCCaatatggggggggggaggaacaCATCACTTACCATCTCTCCATGGTGGAGCCCTTTTTCCGCTTGCTCCTGGGGTACTCGAGCAGGCAGACCAAGACGCCTGCCACGCTGCGGGGTGGGTGTGTCAAGGAAAGGGGTGCTTGGGGCCAGGATCAGTCCCTAGGCACAACCCTCACCCCCAAAAAAGGGCTgtttgggggaggggaaaagtgATTCGGGCCCAGACTGGGGAGGAGGATGATGTCTCCCCCCCATCCATGCCTCCCACCCGAATCAGTGCAGGGTTTTCCCCACAGATCAGCCTCGGGCATCCTCTCCGCAAGGATACATGGCGTATGCCGCGAAGTACCAGCCCTTGAACTGCCCCGCCACGGCCACGATCCCGCCCGTCAGCATGACTGTGGGGACAGAGCGGGGCTGGTGGGGTCCCTGCTCGGGGATacagccccccaaacccaggatacagccccccaaacccaggATACAAACCCCCAACCCGGGATACAGCTCCCCAAACCCAGGATACAGCTCCCCAAACCCAGGATACAAACCCCCAACCCGGGATACAGCCCCCCAAAGCCGGGATGCAAACTCCTGGATTCAGGGAAGGGAactgggggggctctgggctggggggctttggggggccGTTTTTGGCCCCATGGCCACATGCCACCTCCACCCACGAGCTTTGCTCCCCTCTGGCTGCCCTGCGTGGGCAGGGAAGCTAGGGAGATgaggacaagggggaagaagaggaggaagaagaggaggaggaagaggctcTAGCCCTGCGCATCCCCAGCGGGGCCGGGACTTCCCGGTGCCTCCCACTTGCGCCACCCCGGaagcccccagcgccccccggccggcggggccgggaccccccgagctgcccccgcccccagaggggctgtgccTCTATGGACCCCTCTCCAAGGGCTcggacccccccctccccggggctccccggggccgggcgctgACTTCCTCCAGCCGCGGGCTGCACCCGGGGGACAGAGGCTGCACCGGGCCGGTGCGGGGACacccggggccgggggaggggtcccgggggtccctgcGCGGGGCGGGGGTGCTCAGGGGACCCTCTGCACCTCCCAGGTCCCCATCACACACCTGCACGCCCCCCCAAAGTCCCGTACtcctgcacccccaccccctgcacccccagccgctccatcccctgcacccccagcccctccacccccccGGACCCTTCCCCCCCGTCTCCGAGAACCCCCCCACTCACTGAGCCCGGCCGCCAGCGCCTGCTCGTTAGCCCACATAGCCCACTCGATCTGCCCCATGGCTAAGCTCGGCTCTGTTAGGCTCGGCTCTGTTAGGCTCAACCCGACCCGGAAGGCCGATACGGCGCTACAATGTAACCAAGTGCATGCCACGCCCCCTAGCCTGATGCCACGCCCCCTCTCCTGTAGGCCACGCCCCCATGGGGACCCTCGCCAGTGAAGGGGACACAGCACCGGCCCTGGGCCAGGGGACACCGGGGCACAGGGGCCATGCGGGGGCAGGACCTGCCCCCAAGGGACAcgggggacaggggacatgtCGGGGTGACAAGGGTGATGCTGGGGGACACGATCAGTGCAGTCCGGGGGGGCAGGATCAGCCCCACAAGGGACACGGGGGTTGACAGGGACCATGTGGGGGGACAGGATCAGTCCCAGCAGGGACAactggggggacaggggacaggaCCAGCCCCTcaagggacatggggggggacGACAGGGGCCATGTGGGGTGACAGGGGCTGTGCAGGGGGACAGATCAGCCCCACAAGGGACACATGGGGTGATGGGGGACAGGATCAGTCCCAGGCACAGCCATTCGGAGGCACCGGCCCCgtttcccaccccccacctttAGGCTGGTGATGCCCCCCCCCATGGAGcccaaacaccccaaaacagcACTGCAGTCGGAAAACCTCTTATTTCCTTACAAAAGAGTAAAAGCTAGCCCCGGGGGTCACAccccaccctggggctggggacagcttTGCACCAGGCTGAGCTCAGCACCCTGATCCCCCCAGGTGGCACCAGACAAGCCCCCCCAACGGTGCGGCACGGCTGTCCCCGGCGGCGTCCCCGGCGTCCCCGGGGCTCAGGCGCGGCGGTGGGGCATCCCATCCGCTCCTAGGAGGTGCTGGCCGGGGTCATCCACGAGCTGGGGTCCGGGGCCgggctgtggggcagagaaCAGGTTAGGGGGAGCGGGGGCCAGATCCTGGCACCATCCCTGCAGGGACTCCCCTCtcggggctgtggggcagctctGGGCCCCACAGACCTCAAAAAGCCACCTCCTTGGTCACGCCAGGGGGAACATGCCTAGGGACAGGGTCCTGCACCccgctggggacagggacagggatgggggcCCCTACACACCCCTGGGGACGGGGTCCTATTCACCTCTGGGGAGAGGGATGGAGGCCCCTGCACCCctctggggatggggacaaggaTGGGGCCCCCTgcacatccctggggagggggacatagacccacacacacccctgggGATGGGGTCCTGTGcacccctggggacagggatggggtcccacacacccccccggGGATGGGACCAGAGCCTCACCGCAAAGgctgggcagaggggtccccctgcccccccgctccccctgtaccccctccagccccataCCTTGGTGTGCAGGATGTACCGGAcagcccccggcaccggctCCGTCACCACGGCCGCGAGCAGCTCCTCCGGCAGCGAGGCCGAGCCGACGGGCAGCCCCCGCACAAACCTGCGGCACGGCCGAGCGCTCAgtccctgcccgcagcccccacCATCCCGCTCCCCGCCCCAGTAAGAGATGGGATTGCCCTTACTGGTCCCCGTTGGTGGTGGGGGGGAAGCTGCGTCTCACCACCTCCACGAACTCGGCCACGGTGTCGGCCAACGTGAAGATGACGGCGTTGGGGCCGGCGTCGAAGGTGTAGGCTACCTGTGGCGGGATTGGGGAGGGGACGACATGGGGACCTGGCGAAGGACCGCCACAGCACCGCAGCAAACTGGGAGCGCCGCGAGGCCGGCCGGTACCTTGGTGCGGCCGTGGTGCGCGTTGAAGCGGTGTACCAGGGCGATGATGTGCCGCGAGAGGTCGTTGAGGTAGAAGATGGGGGGGAAGGTGTCGAGGCAGGTGGCGTGGAACTGGTTGCTGTCCTGCATGGTGAGCTGCCCAAAGCCCTCGAAGTCCCGCTCGCGGATGTGCCGTATCATCAGGGCCAGGCGCTCCGGCACCACCACCTCTGCCCGGTGCTGCCGCGGCACGCGGGTCACGGTCACCCCAGTTCAGGAACACCCGTGGCACCGCAACCCTTTGGGCTTCGCTTGGGTGGCATCGCAAGCACAGACCCGCTGCCCTCCCTCCGTGCCCCCCAGTGTGGAAAAATGTCCCCCCCAAGGGAAACGGGACCCCAAACCCTGCCTGCAGGTaggaggcaggcagctgcccgcaGCAGGATCAGGCCCGTTGCCCCCTACCTTCAGCAAGGGGCTGGTTTCCACGCTGGTCTGCATCCCCGCCGTGCTGCCCACTTGCTTCTTCTCCCCACTGACCTGGGTGGGGGGCACAGAGGGTGGGACGTGACCCCCTCTGAGGCCCCAGACCCAGCGAGGGAGATGCCCTGAGCCCGGGTTGGGGTTCTCCCAGCTGGGGTTACAGCcgtgccccttccccagcccctcaccacGAGGACGAGGACCCTGAGCTCCGGCCAGTGCGTTTCGGGGGCCACTTGGTGGGCGAGGCTGTCCCTGCCGTCGGGCCGCTCGCCCCGCTGCCACTGCACGAAGCCCCCCAACATGCTGCGGCAGGCGCTGCCCGAGCCGCGCCGCGCCACCTCCGACAGCTCGCCCTCCACGCCGTACAGCCGCGCCAGCGCCGACACTGCGGGAGGAGGACGGGGtcaggggagggggcaccccCGCCAACCCCTCCTGGTGCCCCCCGCGTCCCCGCTCACCCACCCAGGCAGGCGTAGCCGGCGGCGGAGGACGCCAAGCCGGCGGCGGTGGGGAAGTTGTTCTCGGTGGCGATGTGGATTTTGTAGGAGAGGCTGAGCGGTGCCGCGTCCTCGGCATCGTCACCCCGGCGCTTCCGGGCCAGGCGCCGCACTGCGAGGGGACAGGAGCCAGGCGGGGGGGGTTGGTGTGGGGGACACACCGCATGGACCCCACGGGTGCACGGGCTGGGGGGACGCTCACCCTCCCGCAGGCAGGCCTGCAGCCGCGGGTGCCCCACATCGGCCTCCTCCCCGTTCAGCCACAGCCGGTCCTCTGTGAAATCCCGGCTGGCGGCGGCCGTGGTGGTGGTCTTCAGCTGCCAGGGAGAGGGGGGGTGAGCAGGGCGGGTGAGGGGTCAGCACCCCCCGGGCATGGGCTGGGGGTTAGAGGGGCCTGATCCTGACCCTGACCCCCAAACCAACCTGGTCCTGGTGCAGCGTCACGCTCAGGGAGGAGTTGATGGGCAGGATCAGGTCGTTGTCCCGCTTGCCCCCTGCAAGAGACGGCACGGCATGGTGCGGCTTGGCATGGTGCGGCTTGGcgtggcacagcacagcatggcGCAGCGCAGCGTAGTGCAGTgcggcatggcatggcatggcgtGACTTGGCATGGCACAACACCccatggcacagcatggcacggcGCACCATGGCACAGcttggcatggcatggcacagcacggcatggcacagcacagcatggcacagcagagcctggcacggcgcggcacggcacggcagAGCTTGGCATGGTGCAGCACCGCGTGGCGCAGCATGGCACGGCTCAGCACGGCTTGCCATAAGTTGTCTGGGCACTtcacggcatggcacggcacagaGTGGCGCAGCATGGCGAAGCACAGCAtgtcacagcttgtcatgggTTGGCTTGGCACACtacggcatggcatggcacggcatggcacggcatggcatgaCACTACTAGGCATGGCAAGGCACAACACAGCATGGCCCAGCTTGGCACGGCAAAGCTTGGCATGGCGCAGCTCAGCACAGGACGGAGCGGCACGATATGGCGAAGCACAGCAtgtcacagcttgtcatgggTTGGCTTGGCACACtacggcatggcatggcacggcatggcacggcacggcatggcacggcatggcacggcatggcacggctTGGTATGGCACCAGTGGGCATGGCttggcacggcatggcacggcacagcatggcacggcTTGGCAAAGCCTGTCACGCCGTCTTTGCTCACTCCCACCCCCAGGCAGGTGCCAAacccgccctgcccgccccccgccgcccccgggagTCGCGCCCCGGGGACTCCTCAGGACGCGGAGGGGATCCCGGCCTCAGGgaccgccgccgcccgcccgcggaCGCCGGTACTCACAGTACTTGATGACGGCGATGTTGACGGGGGCCGTGCAGGTGACCACGGCgagcccccgctcccccgccatcgcgccgccgctcccggggcGCTGCCGGCAACGTGCGGCCGGCCTCAAGCCCCGCCCCCGTACCACCCCCGTGGCCGTCGCCAGTGGCCGGTCTCCGCCTCGCCATTGGCCGGCGCCGCAACGCCCGGCACCCGGTGCCCAATGGAAGCGATCGGACCACGGAGTggccccgcctccccccgccccctgaCGGCGCTGGGGTGGGCCTGCGGGGGCGCCATCTTCGCGTCGGGAAGAAACTGCGCATGCGCCGCTGTGGgctggcgggggcggggccgagcCAGCGGTCCGGGTGTTCCCGGTACCCCACCCCCAGTGCTCCCGAACACCCCCCTACCCCCAACACCCCAGTGCTCCAGTGCTACCCCGGGGCTCCCCGTACCCTCAatacccccagtgctcccagttaTCCCAGCActgcccagtgtccccagtaCCCCTCCAGTCCTCCCAAAACCCCTGTGCCCCTCGCCCCCCACTGCTCCCAATATTCCCAATACTCCCCCAGCGCTCCCAGAGCCTTCAGGGCCTCCAGTGTTCCCAGTATGCCCAGTACCCCACTATCCCAGTGCCCCTCCAGTGCTGCCGGTGCCCTTGGTGTCCCTTCAGCGCTCCCAGTCCCCCACAGCGCTCGCCGTGATCCCAGCGCACCCAGTGCACCAGGGACTGGGAGACAACACCACTCCCCCGGGTGGCCCCAAGCTGCCCCCATGGGCACCCCCAGGCAGGTCCTGCCACGTGTGTTGTCCCCCCCAGCACTATTTTTATCCTCCGGTCACTCACTCACACTGGAAAATATCCCACAAATCCGGGTGcctgggggtggcggggggcacACACCGGGCACGTGGGTGACACAGCGGGGCTGACGGGCTCAGTCCTGCTCCCAGGGGGTCACCCTgagtcgggggggggggggtggggggggcgtgGGTCCCACCCCACCCTGAATAAACACCCAGGGAGGATGAGGTGAgcagcatccccctcccccatcccacccctgtcCACAGCAGGGAGCTTTGGGGACCCccttgggggtggggtgggggctccccagccgtgcccccaccccctgggtatttataagcattttccatgggcgggaggggaggggctggCATGCAGCTATTTTGGGGTGTGGGATTCtttccccccgccgccggcacaGGTGCGGGGCCTGATTTAGCCGGGCAGAGCTGCAAATAGCACGGGGCGCACGCGGCGGCTTCCTCCGGCACCCACCCAAACCATCCCCCGCCCCATGCCCCAGTGCCTGGGGTGACAGCAGCAGCGATGGGACTGTCCCAGGGCGCCGGGACCCCCGCGGCAGGGATGGTCCCACCACCATCACCCTGAGCCTTGCCACGGGGATGCTCAGGGCCACTTGCGGGGTGTCTTTGTCCCCACTGTCTCTGCCATCCCAGCCCCTCTTGGCCTGCCCAGACCCCGGCACAGCACTGGGGCCATGCAACCCCGAGCCCAAAAGGCCACCGCgtccctttttttggggggcatGAGGCCAGCCAGAGGCCCTGCTCCATCCTTCAGCAGCACCATCCCTGTTTTCCAGGCAGGGGGATgcaggaaagggaggaggatgcTCTACCCAGCACACAGAAGGGCTGGCAGCCGGGCTCCAGACGGATCCTGCCCCGGGACACGATGCCAGCCGAGCCgggacagccccagcagcaATAAGGGATGCTTTCTCCACTCATGCCCGTGGTGCTTGGCTCCGCTTTTAATGTCTCCTGCAATGTGAGGGGTAAGAATCCTCCCCAGTGCTTGAGAGCAGCGGGGGAACAGGGCCAGGCaccgtgtcccccagccccaaagGCACCAGAGAACAGCCACAGGGCTTCGGTGACCCGCTGCGACAGTCCAGGCAGTCCCGTCCGATGCTCTTGTGTCCCTTCTTGGGGTGttgcatggcatggcatggcggGGGGCTTGCTGCCTTCCCCGGGGTGGCTGTGTGTGGCAGGGTGGGAGGCTCAGGATGCCCCGCAGCATCCCCCCTCCTGGTGCCGGGCCAGCAGCGACATGCGGGAGAAGGTCCTGGCGCAGGCGCGGCACCGGTACTTCTTGATGTCCAAGTGGGTCTGGAGGTGGGCGCGGAGGTTGGAGCGGTCGGCGAAGGCCCGGCTGCAGTGGGGGCAGGTGAAGGGCTTCTCCCCTGCAGGACATGCGGTCAGGGCCACCCCCATATCCAACATCCCCCCGAACCCCTGAGCCCTGTCCACTCCCATGCTGCTCTCATCCTTTCCCCATGTCTATCCCAGACCCCCTAGTGCTTCCCAGGAGACCCCACGTCCCATCAGTGCCTTCCCAATGGGCAATATTACAGTGGCGCCTGCCGTGGGGTGTCCCACAGGACTCAGGGTGTGTGCCAGCACCCCAGCCAGCACCGGGATCCCCCGCTGCGCCCACCCCAGGCAGGTCCCTCCCAGAGAGCAAGCGATGCTGAGCCCAGACAGACGGCGATTTTGCACCCATCAACCCCAAAAAGCAGAAGTGCCGGCGGGGCCAGCAGCAGGCGGGGGGGTCCCATCCTTACCTGTGTGGGTGCGGATGTGTCCCTGGAGCAGCCAGGGCCGGGAGAAGGCTTTGCCGCAGAGGCGGCAGAGGCAGGGCAGCGTGTGGGTGCGGATGTGCATCTTCAGGGCGCCCAGGCTGGCGTACGCCCGGGTGCAGTGCCGGCAGCTGAAGCTCCGCCGCCGCAGGGGCAGGTTGAGGGTCTGGGTGTCCTTCAGGGGGGTGCCTGGGCTCCGGGTGCCCATCGGGACAGGGGGAGCCTTGGCGTCAGGGGGCAATGGGAGGGCGAAGCAGGTGAGGAGGTGGTCCTGCAggcaggggggagcagggggcgCAGGGGGCTGGTGGCAGCGTTGGGAGAGAAGCCCCCCACAGTCACACAAGCTGTCGAGCTCTGTGGGGGCGAGGAGTGGGGTTAAGGGATGAGGGATGGCAGCCAGGATGCCCACCCGGTCCCTTGGGCTCCCCAGGGGTCAGGCACTCAGCAGGGGCTCATCTGCACCAGGTTGCCCCTCTGCTGAAGCAGGCACGGCTTAACCAATGCACCCACTGCAAAACCAGTCCTTCCCCCCTAAAGGAGAGTCACAGACACCCCCAGTGCCTGCTGGAGCCCAGCTTGTGCCAGGTGCCAGCTCACCTGGGGCTGGATGAACCCCAAAATCCGGGCATCCCCAAGGCTGGGGGGAGGCAGACACCATGCTGGCAAGCACCCACTGacctgctcctgccccacccccagcagctcAGGGACCCCCATATGGGTGGGGAGGATGGGGGTATGTTGGAGGGGAGGCTCCCACATGCCCAGCCCTTGGAAAGCCTCCGGGTGACTCCAGTTCTCACCCATCCCCAGCATTGTCACCAGCATCTctgcctggctggcagcagggagctcAGAGCCAGGGGGTCCCCTGGCATCGTGGCACAGGTCATCACCCAAAGGCCAGCCGGGGACCCCCTGCCTACCGCCGAGCATGGggtggcagcaggagctgaggggggtcctggggtccCTGGTGCAGGTGGAGCTGTGCAGCCTTACCGTGAGCACGGGTGTCGAGCTGGCCATAGTTGGGGATGCGGGTGCTGGAGGGCTTCTTCACCAGGAAGGAGCGGGGCATGGCGATGGgcaggccaggcagggctgtgtCCCTGTGCCGTGTCCCCGCGCCGTGTCCCCGCGGGTGCCAGCAGGTGCCATAAGGCCCCGGGGCTCATTAGCATGGGCAgcccccggggagccccggggccAACCGCTGCCCGAGGGCTGGCCTTGGCCGCCAGCACGCAGCGCTGCAGGTGCAAGGGACGGCGTTGGAGacagccctgtcccccagcacGGCCACCCCACATGCCCCGCAGATGGGCTCCTGCCGCCCACAGCATCCCCCTGCCCGGTGGGGCTGGCTCGCACCCGGCGTGACTCCCCCCAGGGTAGGATGGGGCAGGCACCTTGGCTCACAGGGACCCCCCGACACCCCTTCTCCTCACAGGGATAGGCGCAGTCACCAGTGGGGCTGCACAGCCACACGTCCATCCCCTCCGCCACAGTGCCCTCCCAGAACGCCTAGCAGGGGCTGTTTGGGAAGATGAGCCCTGGCCACTGTATCCCCAAGACTTTTACTGCCCCCGGGGACAGTAGCCACGCCCTGGCCAGCGCCAGGACAAGGGTGATCCCCCGTACCCCTCCAAGGGGACAccagcagctgcccccaggATCGGTCCCTCAGGGAGGGGGACACAGGTGCAGTCCATGCCCCAGGCTGGAGGGATGCGCTGCGCAGagccagcctgtgcccctggGGAACCCCGACAGCCCCACGGGGGCTCGGAGCCAAGACACCTCCCCGGGACACCCGGAGAAGAAACACCCGCCGCATTCCCCTGGCCAGCGCCCAGCGAGGCTCTGGGGGACGGCGCGTGGTGCCAAGCGTCCTCCACCCGTCCTCCGAGCACCAGGACACAGCTGCTGGCAGCggcacacgcagctggggggtgcagggggatcCCCCTGGCAGGTTTGGCAACAGCCAGCACTGGGACAGCGGGCTGTGAAGTGCTTgatctgggggaagaaaagggctgggggagccccaggcagggaggagggctggggtggTGAAATGGCATCGCCAAACCCCACGGCAGCAGCGGCACCGCTGCCGTTAATGGGAGGAGTCAATGAGTTGGGGATGAAGCTGTAAAGATGAGCCCAGTGTTAGGAGAAGGAGCAGCCCAGATAAGCCAAGGTTGGGGGGCACCCGCCGCAAGCTGAGCCCTGCACCCCGCAGCCACGGCAGAGAGCGCACAGGGAGGCCACCTGCGGATGAAACTGCCTTTATTGAGAAAAATGGTTTGCTACAAATACGTTGTTGATTTTGTTCAAAAAACAGTAGGTCTCATTAAAAGTTCTAGTTATGCAAAAAGGCGCGGGTAACACACGGAGGAGCACGGCCGGCGGCACGGTGGGAgccccggcgcggcccggcTGGCAGCGGGCAGAGCCGGACCCCAGCCCCCGTGCAAAGCGGGGagaggcagggggtgcccgTGCGGCGCAGCGCCTGCCTGCGCCCTCGCACCCTGGGCCTTAAAGTGCTTTACAAAAGCAGCTGTTGCTGCCCCTCCTCTGGCGTTGTGGggcaaaaaggaagaggaggaggaggaggaaggaaggagacagaGAGGTTAATAGTGCTGTCCCAGAGGCAGGGAGCTCTCTGCAAGTGAGCTCTGATGGAGGCTGCGCCGGGACCCGAGGgtcccagctgaggaggggacaGGGAAACCCTCTTGGGTTCCTTTTGGGAGATGCCAGTGCTCTCCATCCCACCAGGGCCATGTAGCAACGCCATGCTGGTATGAGAAgaccccctccctcctctctaGCCTGGTTCAAGTTGAGGGGAGCAAAGCAGCTCTAGCCCTTTTCTTGTCCTCTGCCAGGGGAGCGGATGGTCTCTGCACACTCCTCGTGGGGCTGCCGGCGGCACAGGGGAGCTCGCAGCCCCCAGAAAACACCCAGTACTATTTAAATCAAAAGTTAAAAACCAAGACAGTATTGCTAGAGCACAGCTGGAGCCAGGGGCTTGGATAACCCATGGCAGGGCGCTTCTCCGAGCAGGGACATGCAGAGATTGCTCTCCCACACCTCTTCACTGCAAACCCTTGCTGGAAGGCATCACGGCAGGTCTGCGGGTATCGTGAATCACCACCTCCTCGCCGTTCCTCACCGTGAGCCTTGGCCTGATCTTGCTGCTGTTGTGACCCCAAAGGGTGGCAGGGTCCCAGCACAAAGCTCCCcgcccccagcaccagcagcgtCCCTTCAGATGGGATGCAATTTCTGCTGCACAGGGGCACCGTGctgaggctggcagcagcctgcccaAGGCCTGGAGGAGGACATCTCCCTTCcaccctctcccagcccagcagcaaacTCCACCAGCAacaggcagggcagagaggaagGGGACCAGGTGGGAGAGATCACCAGGATGCTATGGAGCATCTCTCGGATCAA
This genomic interval carries:
- the MVD gene encoding diphosphomevalonate decarboxylase: MAGERGLAVVTCTAPVNIAVIKYWGKRDNDLILPINSSLSVTLHQDQLKTTTTAAASRDFTEDRLWLNGEEADVGHPRLQACLREVRRLARKRRGDDAEDAAPLSLSYKIHIATENNFPTAAGLASSAAGYACLVSALARLYGVEGELSEVARRGSGSACRSMLGGFVQWQRGERPDGRDSLAHQVAPETHWPELRVLVLVVSGEKKQVGSTAGMQTSVETSPLLKHRAEVVVPERLALMIRHIRERDFEGFGQLTMQDSNQFHATCLDTFPPIFYLNDLSRHIIALVHRFNAHHGRTKVAYTFDAGPNAVIFTLADTVAEFVEVVRRSFPPTTNGDQFVRGLPVGSASLPEELLAAVVTEPVPGAVRYILHTKPGPGPQLVDDPGQHLLGADGMPHRRA
- the SNAI3 gene encoding zinc finger protein SNAI3, giving the protein MPRSFLVKKPSSTRIPNYGQLDTRAHELDSLCDCGGLLSQRCHQPPAPPAPPCLQDHLLTCFALPLPPDAKAPPVPMGTRSPGTPLKDTQTLNLPLRRRSFSCRHCTRAYASLGALKMHIRTHTLPCLCRLCGKAFSRPWLLQGHIRTHTGEKPFTCPHCSRAFADRSNLRAHLQTHLDIKKYRCRACARTFSRMSLLARHQEGGCCGAS